One genomic segment of Alkalimarinus alittae includes these proteins:
- a CDS encoding poly-gamma-glutamate biosynthesis protein PgsC/CapC, which produces MTIFPLPLFPDGGLASSVVVTVWVGIWVVAFLNLRFGFALSGLVVPGYLVPLLIVKPLSAGVILIEGIVTYFITLLLASGTMRRLGASEMFGRDRFFALVLVSILVRVVFDSWLLPWLGQELVNAGVDFDYRNNLQSFGLIIVSLIANQMWNGGVRRGSSSLLLYLGITYLIVNFLVIPYTNFSISNLSFIYEDIASSILATPKAYIILLTTAYIASKMNLRYGWEFNGILIPSLLALQWYEPSKLLVTFVEAFIILGLGRACLKLPLFAHFNMEGSRLLLFFFNLSFMYKYLLSLILIEWFPEVKVSDYFAFGYLLSTLLALKMFQKDIPTLVTRATLQTSAFALIFASIIGYALTLIDLSPKSSFGTSRSAAVIKLSEQTQDQLVIEGYSNFYQSRTMQYTPPTLQDLATYERAFIAIRQALQSPVRPLSANTPKLTEAFALLSSIDVDIIHTPENSLIIKDSRPERAGGLVVVNLNESTGLTLEVPAPLNENGIADLGLRMYDRLNAKALIYAGSHRFQDPLRQSDMLNVPRSFFQIAHERLSERNVLQLRGYTRTAARELYGERFDDELLTAQAIPNKLWIKESLPESLNITQLKASLGDFSVSWSPPIFSNRQREYSREGFAELMLTSAGIRQLIASFEPAVSPDNKPEIDIQKIALNEWLTAHKTTWAGKNSESYKPAKLNELIFFDEQVLTPLFQLIDSDPLNKEVDELRQALEGINRMAQVMGYKIVNLQQPDSSERFLILTEQAGAQQRYWGSYVFRLVNAAPYFIEAPRPLIESNSFDYAINLFVDLNAQSLLVPSSHALANADGKANVLARDNAVTLFNRVHQSLLRHYQSETSLVIQTRGLSANQWDENNPVDIHLALWQNSNTEFTPPLVDRLTQQIALSGLSFNLVGGEATEAGYEDHHSLLSQYMPIAQQTEMVTLWLSEQLRRKINQGSVTATYRKQFLAMHVDLQVRDIEHWINATQLSNQALPTSVYNPLNAFIDSGDIIMLANGISALGSLQLEYIQDTNSQHYFIAITNAQKQLVALASIDPLNPEEHIVLNGKSSVAGFIKRQSGWLLAGER; this is translated from the coding sequence ATGACGATATTCCCACTGCCACTATTTCCAGACGGAGGACTTGCTAGCTCTGTCGTTGTCACCGTTTGGGTTGGCATTTGGGTCGTTGCATTTCTTAACCTGCGCTTTGGTTTTGCACTATCTGGGCTTGTTGTTCCTGGTTATCTCGTACCACTGCTTATCGTTAAGCCTCTTAGCGCGGGTGTTATTCTTATAGAAGGGATAGTTACTTACTTTATTACACTACTATTGGCTAGCGGTACGATGCGGCGGCTAGGCGCCAGCGAGATGTTTGGCCGAGACCGTTTTTTTGCTTTAGTCTTGGTCAGTATTTTGGTGCGTGTGGTTTTTGACAGTTGGCTATTACCCTGGCTAGGTCAAGAGCTAGTAAATGCTGGCGTCGACTTTGATTACCGAAACAATCTACAGAGTTTTGGCCTTATTATCGTCTCTTTGATCGCCAACCAAATGTGGAATGGTGGGGTTAGAAGAGGCAGCTCATCGTTACTTTTATACCTGGGCATCACCTACCTGATTGTTAACTTTTTGGTGATCCCCTATACCAACTTCAGTATCTCAAATTTGAGCTTCATTTATGAAGACATTGCGAGCTCGATTCTAGCAACACCAAAAGCCTATATCATTTTGCTGACAACCGCCTATATCGCTTCAAAAATGAACCTTCGGTATGGCTGGGAATTCAACGGGATACTTATTCCTTCTTTACTCGCGCTTCAATGGTACGAACCCAGTAAACTGCTGGTGACGTTTGTTGAAGCGTTTATCATTTTAGGGCTTGGCAGAGCATGTCTTAAACTTCCGTTGTTTGCGCATTTTAATATGGAAGGCTCTCGCCTGCTGTTGTTTTTTTTCAACCTCAGTTTTATGTATAAATACCTACTAAGCCTGATCCTCATTGAGTGGTTTCCAGAAGTAAAAGTCAGTGATTATTTTGCCTTTGGCTACCTTTTGAGTACGCTGTTAGCATTAAAAATGTTTCAGAAAGACATACCGACACTGGTTACACGGGCAACACTTCAAACATCAGCCTTTGCGCTGATATTCGCTAGCATCATTGGTTATGCGCTAACGTTAATAGACCTTTCTCCTAAATCATCATTCGGTACTAGCCGCTCTGCGGCTGTTATTAAACTATCAGAGCAGACACAAGACCAACTAGTGATCGAAGGCTATTCCAATTTTTATCAATCTCGAACAATGCAATATACCCCGCCAACGTTGCAAGACCTTGCTACTTATGAGCGAGCCTTTATTGCAATCAGGCAAGCGTTGCAATCTCCAGTTCGACCGCTGTCAGCAAACACCCCCAAGCTGACTGAAGCCTTCGCCCTACTCTCAAGTATTGATGTTGATATCATTCACACCCCTGAAAACTCTTTAATCATTAAAGATAGTCGTCCAGAGAGGGCCGGCGGCCTTGTTGTGGTCAACCTGAATGAATCAACAGGCCTGACTCTCGAAGTGCCTGCGCCATTAAATGAAAACGGCATTGCTGATCTCGGTCTAAGAATGTATGACCGCCTTAATGCCAAAGCCTTAATCTATGCAGGCAGTCATCGCTTCCAAGACCCTCTTAGACAAAGTGATATGTTGAATGTTCCTCGTAGTTTCTTTCAAATAGCTCATGAACGCCTGAGCGAACGAAATGTACTTCAACTAAGAGGCTATACCCGAACCGCAGCCCGTGAACTTTACGGTGAACGGTTTGATGATGAGCTATTAACTGCTCAAGCCATACCCAATAAACTCTGGATTAAAGAAAGCCTCCCAGAAAGTTTGAATATCACCCAGCTTAAAGCAAGCTTAGGTGATTTTTCTGTCAGCTGGAGCCCACCTATTTTTTCTAATAGGCAACGAGAATATAGTCGGGAAGGGTTTGCAGAACTCATGCTAACCAGTGCGGGAATAAGGCAATTAATTGCCAGTTTTGAGCCTGCTGTATCGCCAGATAACAAACCAGAGATTGATATCCAAAAAATTGCGCTGAACGAGTGGTTAACAGCCCATAAAACAACCTGGGCGGGCAAGAACAGTGAGTCTTACAAGCCTGCGAAACTCAATGAGCTAATATTTTTTGATGAGCAAGTGCTAACACCGCTATTTCAATTGATTGATAGCGACCCACTAAATAAAGAGGTAGATGAACTGCGGCAGGCTTTAGAAGGCATTAATCGAATGGCTCAAGTAATGGGCTATAAAATTGTCAATTTACAGCAACCTGACTCATCAGAACGTTTCTTGATTCTTACAGAGCAGGCAGGAGCACAACAACGCTATTGGGGTAGCTATGTTTTCAGACTGGTTAATGCAGCGCCTTACTTTATCGAAGCGCCCCGCCCACTCATTGAGTCAAATAGCTTTGACTATGCCATCAATCTATTTGTCGATTTAAACGCTCAATCACTATTGGTGCCGAGCAGCCACGCCCTAGCAAATGCAGATGGCAAGGCTAATGTACTCGCACGAGACAATGCGGTTACTTTATTCAATCGTGTTCATCAAAGCCTATTGCGACATTATCAATCTGAAACGTCCTTAGTCATCCAAACTAGAGGCTTAAGTGCCAATCAGTGGGACGAGAACAACCCCGTCGATATTCATTTAGCGCTCTGGCAAAATTCCAACACAGAATTTACACCGCCTTTAGTTGATCGACTCACACAACAAATAGCGCTAAGTGGGCTCAGCTTTAACTTGGTAGGCGGAGAAGCAACTGAAGCAGGCTATGAAGATCACCACAGTCTGTTAAGCCAATACATGCCCATCGCTCAGCAGACTGAAATGGTCACACTCTGGCTGTCAGAGCAATTGCGCCGCAAAATAAATCAAGGCAGCGTGACAGCCACTTACCGTAAACAGTTTCTGGCGATGCACGTTGATCTACAGGTCAGAGATATTGAGCACTGGATAAATGCAACTCAACTCAGCAATCAAGCGTTACCGACAAGTGTTTACAACCCGCTTAACGCCTTCATTGATTCAGGTGATATTATCATGCTAGCCAATGGAATATCGGCGTTGGGCTCACTCCAACTTGAATACATCCAAGACACAAATTCTCAGCACTATTTTATAGCCATCACTAACGCTCAAAAACAGTTAGTCGCTCTCGCTAGCATTGACCCATTGAACCCCGAGGAGCACATCGTACTTAATGGCAAGTCATCGGTAGCGGGTTTTATCAAACGGCAGTCAGGCTGGCTTCTGGCAGGAGAGCGATAA